The Mytilus galloprovincialis chromosome 11, xbMytGall1.hap1.1, whole genome shotgun sequence genome contains the following window.
TATGTATTGATTATTGTATCAGGAgtcaatttgaaccaatcaaaacCTAACTATAAACCATAAAAAGAGGCTACAAAAGGGGTCAAAGTTCTTTAGCATGATACAGGAATTTTACATTAACAACattacatacattttttaaaaggaatttAAATTCGAATTATATTAATTTTCTCATTCGTTAAgtttaaagtcaaacaagtatgtttacaatttccatttattcattttttttttttcatttttttatgattttcacaGTGTTGTATTGGACCCACTACTGGAGCTTTTGCCGTTTCGTTATTGAagtatttgtttcaaaaactCTTTACTGCAGACGACCTGAGGGTGTATTTTTCCTATAAAGACGGTGGAAAGTTGAGCAAAAGACCACTAGACGACACGAGAAAACAATATCTACGACGATATGTAACTGCATTCTACCCAAGTGTGACTTTGCATTCAGCATACACCGTTATTGTGATTGAGAAAATCAACCAATTTCTTTGCCGTCCCATCTAACAGAAGAAGTAAATACcgaatatatattatacatttatgttgtaatTTCAGTAGACTCTCAGTGTGTTAAATGGTGCAAgagttaaaatataaaatatatgtgctATAGCATTATGGATTGGACGTAACAATGGTCGATTCACAATTCtgtttttcaacagaaataaagaCAAGAATAATTTTCTGAATATCTGCAAAATTTGGTCACACATAAAATGTACTAAACACAATAAAGCAAAAAAGTTGggatgcaatacatgtatatgcagcactatttactttttgaagttgtttttcagacctgaattttatttcacattatttttagGTACAGATAAACACGACAGTGATGATGAGGAAGATGATGGAAGTTCACCTGCTGTCACAAGAGAAGCTATCAAAACAGCAGTTGATTCACTTCTTAGAAGCCGGAATGAAAAAAATCCTATTAGCACAACACCACTTGTTGCAGCCAAACCTCAACAGACCTCATATGAGTATGATTCCCAGAAAGTTCAACAACAACCTTGTGAAAATCAGTCACAACAAAATGAGTCATGTGTACCAGTCACTCAACTCTCTCAGCAAAATAAATGGCATGATATACCAGTTCATCAGCAACTGTCTCAACAGAATTCATTGCAAATACCACTTCTTATTCTTCGAGAATCTTATTAAATGTGTATAAAACGTAATTTTACTCGTTAAACGATTTAAAATATCTTCTTTTTGAAGTTTTAAGCGAAAATGTTCGACTTGAGTCGTTTGTCTTCCCGACATATATAATTTTGATTGTAAACGGTCAGTATGCAATGACCTCTTTCTTTAATGCATTGCACATGCGTAATATCTCCGACGCACGTGGAATGTCTGACATCAATGTTTTGAAGCGAGGGAGAAAGCCAATACTGACTGATTCCGCTAAAAAAAACGACGACGTACAGCAGTAAATGCAAAATGTAATAAGAATAGAATATATCTTGGTGTCCAGTATGATCGCTGGAGTGAGCTAAAATGTGCCCTTCGATTGCAATCACACGCTGAAGTGGCGAAGATTTTGCTGGATAGGCAAGTTTCTCGTggtcttgtttatatttacatttcattgttattagcATCCTAATCTTAATTTTGTgattaataatgaataaaaaataaatcagggAGCAGAAGCAAACCATTTAATCCTAGAGAAACCCGTAACTTTCTCGTTTTCTGGCAAGTTGTTAACTGAAACGCAAGGCAAAATTTAAGGGGCCCAACGGAGGAATAATTTGTTATATGACTGTATGACATCTTTTATAACTATAAGCCAACCAGCCCTGCCCCTACATGTGGTGAAATGTTAAAAGAGACATCTTCTGCCAGTACACTGTTAACAACTTCTACCCCTGGACCATTGCAATATAAATTGAAACAGCATTCAGTACATTTATCTGATTTGTCGGAAATATTATCATCAGAAAGAGAACATGAATCGAGATATGTGTAAGCACTAACATACATTATACCAAGTATTTGATTAACATTTTACAAGAGGGACAAGACAATTAATTGTAATTTGTAAGTCAATAATGTTCTGTTACACCATTAATTCAGATTAAAATGTTCTGTTCAAAGTTATatacatactagaacacacccgagatatcgcgggtccgtgactgaattaaagtatctAACTATGCACAAGCCTTATTTtaatattagtattgtcatctgataaagcaACCATTTTAAACAAATTGGTTTCTTAACGAAATTGCACTAATAGTGTTACAAAAATTCCCCGTATTTTAACACATTATCCTGCATTTCTATAGTTtggatttatatttttaaaaaaatcatcggGAAATGCATTAGAGTTACAAATTCAACGCAAACAGACAGCTTCACTGTCAGTGAAAAAGTAATAGAGGTTCTTGAAGCAGAAGAAACAGCACTTCCATCTCGTGAGAGGACAAGACGTGGACTAACCATAAAAACAAGACATTTGAtcgatttctttaaaaattagaCTATTTTTTCATGATGCAGGGTGGGAGACAAGAGAAAGGGGTTGGGAGAGAGGAGGGGCGGGAGAAAGGTACCCCCCTTTCCGCCCCCTTAAATAAGTTGCTTCTAAACAAGAACGCGATGATAAACGGGACcccaaaattttttaaaatactaatgtaccagaagatgaaaaatatctaaaatatatatctattgatctgttttttaatacttgatatatgaaaaggtacatatttttgattaacaaaatatatgaaagggTGGTGTTCTTGACGTCTCAGCTgttcacccctaccaaaaaagtATGAAGTATGATTGGTTGAGACATTCCAGGACTAGTTTTGATTTTCGTACAAAATTCAATATAGATATCACTGCATGTGCTATCTATCCTTGACGATATTAAAACGATGCATACAACAATTCTTTGTGtgaattgaatataaaaaagatgtgatatgattgccgaggagacaactctccacaagtgaccaaaatgacacaaaaattaacaactataatagatcaccgtacggccttaacaatgagcaaagcccataccgcatagtcagctataaaaatgAAGGAGACCTGGATTATAACATTCCACTTTCGGAATCAATCGGGAAGGTACAACAATGTTCCGGCAATGATGATATTTCGTTCGGTGAAATGCTCACTATTGAGATAGCTATGCCAACGAAGGACAGATTCGACTGTGACTGTTAAAAAACTTTAGTAGAACAACTTGAAGAACGCGAAACCAATGATGTTAATGAGACAAGTCATAGTGAAATTGCCAATCCTGAAACTCATGGTGCCGATTTCTCGTACGAGGATGTGTAAAAAAATATTCCACATTTTAAGACGACCAAATTTTAAATTCTGTTATCCAAATTAAAACAATGATTGAAGATACGATAGTACGTAGTAAAATGGTTACTCTGGTATAATGTTCGATATTCTGACCAGTACATCGTTGCATTTATGGGACATGTTGACAGCTTCATCGTAGCCATTTTACCGATGGTGACagtcttctttttttcttttcgaaaAATGACCACTGATATAATTGTTCCAGCGTCGATACATCTATAGATTCATCTGCAATCAGGGCAAAGAATTTGTATCAATTGCTGTTATAAACAATGTCGGTCTATATATTTCATTTCCAATAATGTTGTATAatctgtatattttttaatatcagcTACGGTATTGATATCAGTTAATCTTATTATGAGTTTCCCTTTCACagataaaaatatatgtacattcTTGATTGCATATATGGGTCGGTTCGTTTCTGGTATCCGGAACATACCCGGATCATCCGGAGCAACAGGTTTTACGTtcgtttctaaaaaaaatataaaccggAATAATCCGGAATGCACCGTTTGAACTGAAGCGACGATTCATGTCCAAGATGGCGGAAAAGTTGTAAGTGTGGGAAAATTTGACTGAGAAAATAAGAATAAATCGgaataatttgtaaataattcattttaCATGTATCTGAAGTAAAATTTATTGAATTACATGTAAAACCAACGAACgaaaatatatttaacaatagaatcTTGATTGTGTTGGGTGCATGTTGCATTAAAACATGATCAAACATGATCATACTGAGCAGTGGTGGAtccatggggggggggggggggggggggggggtagcaccccctttattttggccaatcaatgcatttgtatcgggacatatgttttgctcTCCCCTTTGTCCTGGGTAAGCACCCCCACCCCCTATTTTATGCacattgataataaaaacaacaaaaagtaaaaaaaatataaaataccaaaataagtaaaaagaaatcattaGAATAATAATGTAAATAGAAAATATCGCCTCCAGAGGTTATATATTAAAGgactagcacccccccccccccttttgaaaattgctggatccgccctagaccaaataattatgacgtcttgcaaggcttttttataacttttttatgacataaaaatataaaaaagccttgcaagacgtcataattatttggactagatccGCCCCTGCTGAGGATCACACATACATGTGCTGAGTTAAAGCATTAATTTGTGGACTTGCACCCACATACCTTTAATTGGGAAAGCATATACTGTAATTTAATTGCATGACATCTTgtttttgtacacaaattatcACAAAGacttttcaattttcttcttctttttacaGCCCCTTAGAACTGCAATTAAATTGTGGATCCGCCCTTCtctaaacaatttaaattttaaaaagaacctTTTCTTTGAATTCCAGAGTTCTTCCAAAGTTGCCGGCCAGGAGAGAAACTGCAATCATTTCTGTTGTCAAAGATGGAGAAATATTCCGAAAATTCATAGTAAGAACAGACATAGTAACGTTGCTAAAGTTAGAAAGCGGAGGTAAGTTGGTGATGCTTGAAACAAATTGgttaaattatatacaaaataaccaAACGAATACACACcttaagaatatatttttaaatgagcAACCGTGGCCCCACTAAAAACCAATAATGTAATTACTAGGTTCTGTAAAGATGATGCCACAAACGTGGCCACAAATGGATTTTATAATAAGATTTTTGTCCTTGATGAAATCATCAATTTTTCTCTGGAGCCATCAGGTGCAAAATAGAACTTGTGCAATATAGGAATATTTTTACCTTGCTTTTTATGGGGAatcaatattgctatacaataaatatataccaCTTGCTTACATACATGTCCGAAATACGACTGCAGTGTGCttgcattttatttgtttatcggTTTTTGTACTTTTAGATGGTCAGCGTTGTCATCAAAATATTTAGCGTCATTAACTTCAATGATTTAAAATGTGTTTGAACTTTGCAGATGAAGAGGCTATGTCCCGATTTTTGGAAGAAAGGGATTATGTCGATGGTCAGGTAACTGTTAGTATCCTGAGAGTGGAATCTAGCCAAGCTACGGATATGCCTAGTATGAGCACTCAAGCCAGCACAAGTGCCACTAGCCAAGCCAGCACAAGTGCCACTAGCCAAGCCAGCACAAGTGCCACTAGCCTAGCCAGCACAAGTGCCAAACAGATACCATCGACAAGCTCAACATGGTCTAAAGATTCTGAAAAATTTTTGCTTGATTTGTATGATAAATACGAGAAGAGTAAATccttcataaaaaataaatgggtgaGAATATCCCAAGAGATTGCGGAAAAACTCTCAATACAAGTTACTCCAGAGCAGTGTAGGATCAAAATAAGAAGTATGAAGGATAGATTTGAAAGAatgaaaaagaaactaaaaacaaGTGGCGAGAGTAACATTGAAATCCCAACAGAATTTACAGTGTTTGAAAGCCAACATGATGTACAACCAAAATATCTGTTGGATTCCAGTAAGCCTAAAaaaggtacttttttttattatgatatcaTTTATATACAGAATCAACCTTGAGTTTCACACAGAGTTGGGTTGtatttcatatatacatgtattgattatTTAGAggtaaattaatataatatattcattttataatcttttgtcgtaaattaatttgtatatgtATTGATATTTAGAATTGCACCAACATAGGTATTATGACTTTTTTAAAAAAAGATGCAGCAATTAAATCGAAATAGAATTCTTGAAAAATGATTCAAAACGTTGAACTGCTTATTGCTTGGAAATAAGTATCTTATTCTTGTTTTGCAGCTGAAAGTTCCAGTGAAGAGGAAGAAACTAGTAACCCAACGCCTTCCAAGAGAAAAATGAAAGTGTCTACTTCATGTCCTGAACCTCAAGGTaataaaactgtaaaacaaatgacTTTTTACCATTTTACCTTACAACAAAAAACCTACTATTATGGTTACATTAAAACACGTCATGTAATgacttttgaaaatgtatttagtattttgaattagaacatgaattcttgaaaaataattattttttaccaGTTTACTTTACAACAAATAAACTAAACTATTATGGGTACATTTAAACACAT
Protein-coding sequences here:
- the LOC143051933 gene encoding uncharacterized protein LOC143051933 isoform X2 encodes the protein MSKMAEKLVLPKLPARRETAIISVVKDGEIFRKFIVRTDIVTLLKLESGDEEAMSRFLEERDYVDGQVTVSILRVESSQATDMPSMSTQASTSATSQASTSATSQASTSATSLASTSAKQIPSTSSTWSKDSEKFLLDLYDKYEKSKSFIKNKWVRISQEIAEKLSIQVTPEQCRIKIRSMKDRFERMKKKLKTSGESNIEIPTEFTVFESQHDVQPKYLLDSSKPKKAESSSEEEETSNPTPSKRKMKVSTSCPEPQAKEKKKKKTTDRFELLAEASERRHTEKMECFKSLIDVMKDIAKK
- the LOC143051933 gene encoding uncharacterized protein LOC143051933 isoform X1 encodes the protein MSKMAEKLVLPKLPARRETAIISVVKDGEIFRKFIVRTDIVTLLKLESGDEEAMSRFLEERDYVDGQVTVSILRVESSQATDMPSMSTQASTSATSQASTSATSQASTSATSLASTSAKQIPSTSSTWSKDSEKFLLDLYDKYEKSKSFIKNKWVRISQEIAEKLSIQVTPEQCRIKIRSMKDRFERMKKKLKTSGESNIEIPTEFTVFESQHDVQPKYLLDSSKPKKAESSSEEEETSNPTPSKRKMKVSTSCPEPQVDLMTPFTKNSWRGYLLHQSCNIAGHSCRNSIVKSINQREMGGFLGNPFGFIRVAYLTRFPTTTPIYQTCDKMTKQIEFKFHSGCQNGC